The segment CAGCCAGGGCGAATATGTCTTCGACCATAGCTGGGCCGATGCCTGGGAGCGCGCCGGCGGCGACTATTATCCCAAGCTGCAGATCGCGGTGCCGTTCACGCCGGTGCCGGGGCCCCGCCTACTCCTGCGCGACCCCGCCCAAGCGCCGGCGCTGATCGCGGCCATCGAAGCGGTCGTCGACCGGCACGAATTGTCTTCTGCCCACGCCACCTTCCTCGAAGAAGCGCAGGTGCCGCTGTTCGAAGCCGCCGGTTGGCTGATCCGCACCGGCACGCAGTTCCACTGGCAGAATGACGGCTATGCCCGCTTCGACGACTTCCTCGGCGCGCTGGCCAGCCGCAAGCGCAAGGCGATCCGCAAGGAACGCGCCGCAGCAGTGGAGGGTCTGACGATCCGTCATCTGACCGGTGCGGAGATCACCGAGTCGCATTGGGATGCCTTCTGGGCGTTCTACCAGGATACCGGCAGCCGCAAATGGGGCCGGCCCTATCTCACCAGATCGTTCTTCTCGATGCTCGGCGAGGCGCTGGGCGACAAGGTTCTGCTGATGCTTGCCGAGCGCGACGGCCGGCCGATCGCCGGGGCGCTCAACCTGATCGGCGCCGATGCGCTGTACGGCCGCTATTGGGGCTGCGTGGAGGACGTCCCGTTCCTCCATTTCGAGCTTTGCTATTACCAGGCGATCGACGCCGCGATCCAGCGCGGCCTGCCCCGCGTCGAGGCGGGCGCGCAGGGCGAACACAAGCTGGCGCGCGGCTATGTGCCCGTGACGACCTGGTCAGCCCATTATCTCCCCGACCCCGGCTTCCGCCGCGCCGTCGCCGACTTCTTGGTCCGCGAGCAACAGGCGGTGGAGCGCGAGCAGGAATATCTGGAAGAGCTGACGCCGTTCAAGAAGGGAGAATAGAACGCATCGGACGTCCCGACGGGATCAATGGGGGCGACTCGTCCAGGCAAAGCACTGCGACAGGCGCTGCACGATTGGCCGGTACGTTGCCGCCTCTGCCGCGCGATATTCGATCTGGAAGGTGACGAACGCGTCGTCATGTCGCACTGCCTTGAGGTAGAATTCGACTCCGGATCCGGTCGTGCCGGAAATTACCCGCCAATTGCCGCGCCCCGCGCGATAGGTGATTTTGCCGTACTTGCCGGCATAGAACGCCGCCTGGCCCGCAGTCCAAGCCGCCAGACTGACGGACTCGCTGTTCCGCTGCCCGAACGCCCGCAGCGTAGCGCCATTGCCCCCGAGGAATTTGCGTCCATCGCCATTATCGGCCTCGTCCTGCGCGCGCAGGACCGAGGGCGGATAGCAGATGGAATAGCCGAAACGGACGTTCGTGTAGATCGCCCATTGGGCAAGGGCAGCCATGGCAAATGTGGAAATCATGGCGTCTCATGCCGCTCTGACGCCATCGCTGCCAATGGCGGATCGGGTCGAGGATATTGCTTGCCGCTTAAGACGGCGGCGCGGTTCCGTTGCCAGGCAGCTCGCCCGCGGCTTCGGCCTCGCGGATCAACACGGCTTCGGGGCGCGGAATGGGCAGGTCGCCGGGATTGAGGCCGGGCCCCGGGACATCGTGGTCGACCCGGTACAGCACGCTGGGCCCGTCGCGCCAGACGGGGATCAGCCCCTGCTCGTAACGCTTGTCATAGGCCGGCGGGCGGATCAGCCAGACATAGTCGAACGCGTCGCGCGGGAAGAGCGCGAGGCTCCGCGCGATCGGCCGCCACCATTCGCGCGGGCACTGGATGTTGGTCACCAGCTCCGACGGATCGTGCGCAAACCGCTTGGCAGCGCGGTAGCGCACCGTCATCAGCTGGCCGCCGGCCATCGACCATTGATCGTTGGTATAGGCCAGCCGCCTTTCCAGCGCGAGACCGGGGACGTGCTGCAGCCGGGTCATCGCCCATTCGTTATAGCAGGTCTCGCCGACGAAGCTCACCAGCCTTGCGCCGACGGGGACGTGCGCCAGCGCCTTGAGCTCGCGGTCATAGGCCTTGTCGTAGAGATAGAAGCTCGCCGTCGTCGCGCCGATGCGGGCGAGGAAGAAGGCGAGGCCGAGCACCGCCACCAGGGTCGCACCGCGCATCGACAGGCCGGGTTTGGGCCGGATTGCCAGGATCGCGATCGCGAACATGAACGGCACCATCCGC is part of the Sphingomonas sp. genome and harbors:
- a CDS encoding GNAT family N-acetyltransferase translates to MRSPSVTARLADGVASIPPAEWDACAGPDNPFLTHAFLSILEASGSATAKSGWQPLPIIVDGPDGTPAAIAPAYAKSHSQGEYVFDHSWADAWERAGGDYYPKLQIAVPFTPVPGPRLLLRDPAQAPALIAAIEAVVDRHELSSAHATFLEEAQVPLFEAAGWLIRTGTQFHWQNDGYARFDDFLGALASRKRKAIRKERAAAVEGLTIRHLTGAEITESHWDAFWAFYQDTGSRKWGRPYLTRSFFSMLGEALGDKVLLMLAERDGRPIAGALNLIGADALYGRYWGCVEDVPFLHFELCYYQAIDAAIQRGLPRVEAGAQGEHKLARGYVPVTTWSAHYLPDPGFRRAVADFLVREQQAVEREQEYLEELTPFKKGE